From a single Nitrogeniibacter mangrovi genomic region:
- a CDS encoding ABC transporter ATP-binding protein, whose translation MDRGVIPNSGPVVVVTGLSKSVPLQDGDGKMLPILRDIGLSVHAGETIAIVGASGSGKSTLLGLIAGLDEPSAGSVQLCGQSLFELDEDARATLRGAQMGFVFQSFQLLPALTALDNVMLPLELAGRRDAEAVARQWLERVGLGSRMRHYPKHLSGGEQQRVALARAFAPDPAVLLADEPTGNLDADTGAAIIELMFSLNRERGTTLILVTHDDALARRCDRVVHMHGGTLDDTPAAMPVAESAR comes from the coding sequence ATGGATCGAGGCGTCATACCCAACTCCGGACCGGTCGTGGTCGTGACCGGCTTGTCTAAATCGGTGCCCCTGCAGGACGGGGACGGCAAGATGCTGCCTATTTTGCGCGACATCGGCCTGAGCGTGCACGCGGGAGAGACCATTGCCATCGTCGGCGCTTCCGGATCCGGCAAGTCGACCCTGCTCGGCCTCATCGCCGGCCTGGACGAACCGAGTGCGGGGTCGGTGCAGCTGTGCGGTCAGTCACTGTTCGAACTCGACGAGGACGCGCGCGCGACGCTGCGTGGCGCGCAGATGGGTTTCGTGTTCCAGTCCTTCCAGCTGCTGCCAGCACTCACGGCGCTGGACAACGTGATGCTGCCGCTGGAGCTGGCCGGCCGCCGCGATGCCGAGGCGGTGGCGCGGCAGTGGCTCGAGCGCGTTGGACTGGGTAGCCGCATGCGCCATTATCCGAAGCATCTGTCCGGTGGCGAGCAGCAGCGCGTGGCGCTAGCGCGGGCGTTCGCGCCGGATCCGGCGGTGTTGCTCGCCGACGAGCCGACGGGCAACCTCGACGCCGATACGGGCGCGGCGATCATCGAGCTGATGTTCTCGCTCAACCGGGAGCGCGGCACGACCCTGATTCTCGTGACCCATGACGATGCACTGGCGCGCCGTTGCGATCGCGTGGTGCACATGCACGGCGGCACGCTCGACGACACCCCGGCGGCCATGCCCGTGGCCGAATCAGCGCGCTGA
- the hpnE gene encoding hydroxysqualene dehydroxylase HpnE: MPGQGTRPRQVGIIGGGYAGLACAVELARRDVRVAVFEASRVLGGRARIVHTDDFHVDNGQHLLLGAYAETLRLMRTVGVRPGIFDTRPLDLHYPGEFRLRAAALPAPLHLAVGLLRAEGMSWSERFACLRFLRHLKKQRFRLPVNMTVDELLERADQPERLRRLLWAPLCVAALNTPSAQASARVFATVLRDSLAAGASASEMLLPKVDLSELFPVPAARWLARHGGHVYVTEPISAIERTRDGFALKGDPTPKRRFDQVVIATAPYHAGDLLSGFPALAPVEAQLAALTYEPILTTYLQYDAPVRLAGPMVGTLDGPAEWFFDRAQFGGPDGLIAGVVSASGPHLTVPRQEIELAMHNQLEGLLGRQLPRPEAILTIVEKRATFACGPNLSRPATRTGEPGLWLAGDYVDGPYPATIEGAVRSGVACARAILSAR; this comes from the coding sequence ATGCCAGGCCAGGGCACGCGCCCCCGACAGGTCGGGATCATCGGCGGCGGCTATGCCGGTCTGGCCTGCGCGGTCGAACTGGCCCGGCGCGACGTGCGTGTCGCCGTCTTCGAAGCGTCGCGGGTGCTGGGCGGACGGGCGCGCATCGTCCACACCGACGACTTCCATGTGGACAATGGGCAGCATCTGCTGCTGGGGGCCTACGCCGAAACCCTGCGTCTGATGCGCACGGTGGGGGTACGCCCCGGCATCTTCGATACCCGCCCTCTCGATCTGCACTATCCCGGTGAATTCCGCCTGCGCGCCGCCGCCCTGCCCGCGCCGTTGCATCTGGCGGTCGGGCTGCTGCGTGCCGAAGGCATGAGCTGGTCGGAGCGTTTCGCCTGCCTGCGCTTCCTGCGCCATCTGAAGAAGCAGCGCTTCCGCCTGCCGGTGAACATGACCGTGGATGAGCTGCTCGAGCGCGCCGACCAGCCCGAGCGCCTGCGCCGCCTGCTGTGGGCGCCACTGTGCGTGGCGGCGCTCAACACCCCCTCGGCACAGGCATCGGCGCGCGTCTTCGCCACCGTTCTGCGCGACAGCCTCGCCGCCGGCGCCTCCGCCAGCGAGATGCTGCTGCCCAAGGTAGATCTTTCGGAGCTGTTCCCGGTGCCAGCCGCGCGCTGGCTGGCCCGGCACGGCGGCCATGTCTACGTGACCGAACCGATCAGCGCGATCGAGCGGACCCGCGACGGCTTCGCGCTCAAGGGTGACCCGACCCCCAAGCGGCGTTTCGATCAGGTGGTCATCGCCACGGCACCCTATCACGCGGGCGACCTCCTGAGTGGCTTCCCCGCCCTGGCGCCGGTGGAGGCACAACTGGCCGCGCTGACCTACGAGCCCATCCTCACCACCTATCTGCAGTACGACGCGCCGGTACGCCTCGCCGGCCCCATGGTCGGCACTCTGGACGGGCCGGCCGAGTGGTTCTTCGATCGTGCCCAGTTCGGCGGCCCGGACGGGCTCATCGCCGGCGTCGTCAGCGCCAGCGGCCCGCACCTGACCGTCCCCCGCCAAGAAATCGAACTGGCCATGCACAACCAGCTCGAAGGCCTGCTGGGACGTCAGCTGCCGCGCCCCGAGGCCATCCTCACCATCGTCGAGAAACGCGCCACCTTTGCCTGCGGCCCCAATCTGAGCCGCCCCGCCACCCGCACCGGAGAGCCGGGCCTGTGGCTGGCCGGCGACTATGTTGATGGCCCCTACCCGGCCACCATCGAGGGCGCGGTGCGCTCCGGCGTGGCCTGCGCCCGGGCCATCCTGTCAGCGCGCTGA
- the hpnD gene encoding presqualene diphosphate synthase HpnD produces the protein MNPHDYCQQKAAASGSSFYYSFLFLPPERRQAIMALYAFCREVDDVVDECQDPSIAQSKLDWWRSEILRAAEGTPTHPVGQALADIRPRFNLPTEQLLEIIDGMQMDLSQTRYLDFKGLRLYCYRVASVVGLLAAEIFGYSDRQTLKYAHDLGLAFQLTNIIRDVGEDARRGRIYLPVEDLQRFNVPARDLLEAKHSDAFVALMRFQTERAIGFYDQAMAQLPAADRKPQRPGLIMAAIYRTLLDEIARDDFQVLDRRTSLTPIRKLWIASRTWFKG, from the coding sequence ATGAATCCCCACGACTACTGCCAGCAGAAGGCCGCCGCCAGCGGCTCGAGCTTCTACTACAGTTTCCTGTTCCTGCCGCCGGAGCGGCGCCAGGCGATCATGGCGCTGTATGCCTTCTGCCGGGAGGTGGACGACGTGGTGGACGAATGCCAGGATCCGTCCATCGCCCAGAGCAAGCTCGACTGGTGGCGCTCCGAGATCCTGCGCGCCGCCGAGGGCACGCCGACCCATCCGGTCGGCCAGGCGCTGGCCGACATCCGGCCGCGCTTCAACCTGCCCACCGAGCAGTTGCTCGAGATCATCGACGGCATGCAGATGGACCTGAGCCAGACGCGCTACCTCGACTTCAAGGGCTTGCGCCTCTACTGCTACCGGGTCGCCTCGGTGGTCGGCCTGCTCGCCGCGGAGATCTTCGGCTACAGCGACCGGCAGACGCTCAAGTATGCCCATGACCTGGGCCTGGCCTTCCAGCTCACCAACATCATCCGCGACGTGGGTGAAGACGCGCGCCGCGGCCGCATCTACCTGCCCGTCGAAGACCTGCAACGCTTCAATGTCCCGGCCCGCGATCTGCTCGAGGCGAAACACTCCGACGCCTTCGTGGCGCTCATGCGCTTCCAGACCGAACGCGCCATCGGCTTCTACGATCAGGCCATGGCCCAGTTGCCGGCCGCCGATCGCAAGCCCCAGCGCCCGGGGCTGATCATGGCGGCAATCTACCGGACGCTGCTCGACGAGATTGCCCGCGACGATTTCCAGGTCCTCGATCGGCGCACCTCGCTCACCCCGATCCGCAAGCTCTGGATCGCCTCGCGCACCTGGTTCAAGGGCTGA
- the hpnC gene encoding squalene synthase HpnC, producing the protein MPVDHYENFPVASLLLPARLRSPVEAIYAFARSADDIADEGDAPAVARLAGLNDYRRELHLIEQGKPTTIGLFGPLAQAIDRHRLPIRYFRDLLDAFSQDVGKTRYASYEELRDYCRRSADPVGRLMLTLFDAHHAPLLTASDAICTSLQLINFWQDVAIDWAKGRVYLPQDELERFGVTEAQIAAGQVDDHWRALMRFQVDRARALMQSGASLPLALPGRVGWELRLIVLGGLRILQRIEAIGYDVFRHRPTLGKGDALRLALRALNYTHSTR; encoded by the coding sequence ATGCCGGTCGATCACTACGAGAACTTTCCCGTCGCGTCGCTGCTGTTGCCGGCCCGGTTGCGTTCGCCCGTCGAGGCGATCTATGCCTTCGCCCGCAGCGCCGACGACATTGCCGACGAAGGCGACGCGCCGGCGGTGGCGCGGCTGGCCGGGCTCAACGACTACCGCCGCGAACTGCATCTGATCGAACAGGGCAAGCCGACCACCATCGGCCTGTTCGGCCCGCTTGCGCAGGCCATCGACCGCCACCGCCTGCCCATCCGTTACTTTCGCGACCTGCTCGACGCCTTCAGCCAGGATGTGGGCAAGACGCGCTATGCATCCTACGAGGAGCTGCGGGACTACTGCCGCCGCTCCGCCGACCCGGTCGGCCGCCTCATGCTGACGCTGTTCGATGCCCACCACGCGCCGCTGCTGACCGCATCCGACGCCATCTGTACCAGCCTGCAGCTCATCAATTTCTGGCAGGACGTGGCCATCGACTGGGCCAAGGGGCGCGTCTACCTGCCGCAGGACGAGCTCGAGCGCTTCGGCGTCACCGAGGCGCAGATCGCAGCAGGCCAGGTGGACGATCACTGGCGCGCGCTCATGCGCTTTCAGGTGGACCGCGCCCGCGCCCTCATGCAATCGGGGGCGTCGCTGCCCCTCGCCCTGCCCGGCCGCGTCGGCTGGGAATTGCGGTTGATCGTTCTGGGCGGGCTGCGTATTCTCCAGCGCATCGAAGCGATCGGCTACGACGTCTTTCGCCACCGCCCCACGCTCGGCAAGGGCGACGCCCTGCGCCTGGCGCTGCGTGCGCTCAACTACACCCATTCGACACGATGA
- a CDS encoding HDOD domain-containing protein: MTTPLPGRSTGGSMSTPTLEIRNEDPFEEALEAFSRTIEHDLATRQLTFPTFLDLTVRIKRVCDDPNSTTDAVLNVIRPDPLLSARIIRLANSVALNPYGKEITSIGEAIQRVGLVNVRSLAFAVATEQLAAETRSADARLVASGLWMHTIDVAAWSWGIAKHVRAGNADTALFAGMLSTIGQFYLLARATKHPPLEDDMNRFAEFVALWHEPVARALVNALDVPELVSDVFDDRNPYGGTWPPKQLRDIYFIACLCADTPNPFIQFSPEMRSSLLQAATRDVDADLLAELRDSARETRDSLLAALRG, encoded by the coding sequence GTGACGACACCGCTGCCGGGAAGGTCCACTGGAGGCAGCATGTCGACACCCACACTCGAAATCCGCAACGAAGACCCGTTCGAGGAAGCGCTAGAAGCCTTTTCACGCACGATCGAACATGACCTTGCCACCCGTCAGCTGACTTTTCCGACCTTCCTCGATCTCACGGTCCGTATCAAGCGCGTCTGCGACGACCCGAACAGCACCACCGACGCGGTGCTGAACGTCATCCGCCCCGATCCATTGCTCAGCGCCCGGATCATCCGCCTGGCCAACTCCGTCGCCCTCAACCCGTACGGCAAGGAAATCACCTCAATCGGTGAAGCGATCCAGCGGGTCGGGCTGGTGAATGTGCGCTCCCTCGCCTTCGCCGTCGCGACCGAACAGCTGGCGGCCGAAACCCGCAGCGCCGATGCGCGGCTGGTCGCCTCCGGCCTGTGGATGCACACCATCGACGTGGCCGCCTGGTCGTGGGGTATCGCCAAACACGTGCGCGCAGGCAACGCCGACACCGCCCTGTTCGCTGGCATGCTCAGCACCATCGGACAGTTCTATCTGCTCGCCCGCGCAACCAAGCACCCACCACTCGAAGACGACATGAACCGCTTCGCCGAATTCGTCGCCCTGTGGCACGAACCGGTCGCTCGGGCTCTGGTGAATGCCCTCGACGTTCCGGAATTGGTCAGCGATGTCTTCGATGATCGCAATCCGTACGGCGGCACCTGGCCGCCCAAGCAACTGCGAGACATCTATTTCATCGCCTGCCTGTGCGCCGACACACCCAATCCCTTCATTCAGTTCAGCCCGGAGATGCGCAGCTCATTGTTGCAGGCGGCTACGCGCGACGTGGACGCGGACCTGCTCGCAGAACTGCGCGACTCGGCTCGCGAGACGCGCGACAGCCTGCTCGCCGCGCTGCGAGGCTGA
- a CDS encoding SpoVR family protein yields the protein MSDIILERKKLPSGAEWSFEAIDAYHEEIARVAADYGLDTYRVQIEMITSEQMMDAYASVGMPVNYHHWTFGKQFLATERQYKRGQMGLAYEIVINSDPCIAYLMEENTLTMQALVIAHAAYGHNAFFKGNYLFRTWTSPDAIVDYLIFARNYIAQCEERHGVEAVEELLDSCHALMNLGVDRYKRPPKLSMAKERERQQEREAYLQSQVNELWRTLPEQETSEAPRERPRFPPEPQENLLYFIEKHAPLLEPWQREIVRIVRKVAQYFFPQRQTQVMNEGWASFWHYTLLNTLYDEGLLADSFMMEFLHSHSSVLYQPNYNDPWYNGINPYALGFAMWQDIRRICEQPTDEDRAWFPEIAGSDWRETFDFAMRNFKDESFIAQFLSPKLMREFKFFAVVDDDEKSKLSVSAIHDEHGFRALRERLSNQYNLGCREPNIQIWNVDVRGDRSLTLRYQPYNRRPLADSAEEVMKHLARLWGFTVRLETVQPDGSARVSYECRREKRHAGNGGSAQR from the coding sequence ATGAGCGACATCATTCTCGAACGCAAGAAGCTGCCCTCCGGGGCCGAGTGGAGCTTCGAGGCCATCGACGCCTACCATGAGGAGATCGCCCGGGTCGCCGCCGACTACGGTCTCGACACCTACCGGGTGCAGATCGAGATGATCACCTCCGAGCAGATGATGGACGCCTATGCCTCGGTGGGCATGCCGGTCAACTACCATCACTGGACCTTCGGCAAGCAGTTCCTGGCCACCGAACGGCAATACAAGCGCGGTCAGATGGGGCTGGCCTACGAGATCGTCATCAACTCCGATCCGTGCATCGCCTACCTCATGGAAGAGAACACCCTCACCATGCAGGCCCTGGTGATCGCCCACGCTGCTTACGGGCACAACGCCTTCTTCAAGGGCAATTACCTGTTCCGCACCTGGACCAGCCCGGACGCGATCGTCGACTACCTCATCTTTGCGCGCAATTACATTGCCCAGTGTGAAGAGCGCCACGGCGTGGAAGCCGTCGAGGAATTGCTCGATTCCTGCCACGCGCTCATGAACCTCGGCGTGGACCGCTACAAGCGCCCCCCCAAGCTGTCGATGGCCAAGGAGCGCGAGCGGCAGCAAGAACGCGAAGCCTATCTGCAAAGTCAGGTCAATGAACTGTGGCGCACCCTGCCCGAGCAGGAGACCAGCGAAGCGCCACGCGAGCGCCCGCGCTTCCCGCCCGAACCGCAGGAAAACCTGCTCTATTTCATCGAGAAGCACGCCCCGCTGCTCGAACCGTGGCAGCGCGAGATCGTGCGCATCGTGCGCAAGGTCGCGCAGTATTTCTTCCCCCAGCGTCAGACCCAGGTCATGAATGAGGGCTGGGCCAGCTTCTGGCACTACACCCTGCTCAATACCCTTTACGACGAAGGCTTGCTGGCCGACAGCTTCATGATGGAGTTCCTGCACAGCCACTCCAGCGTGCTCTATCAGCCCAACTACAACGACCCCTGGTACAACGGCATCAACCCGTACGCCCTCGGATTCGCCATGTGGCAGGACATCCGGCGCATCTGCGAGCAGCCCACCGACGAAGATCGCGCCTGGTTCCCCGAAATCGCCGGATCCGACTGGCGGGAAACGTTCGATTTCGCCATGCGCAACTTCAAGGACGAGAGCTTCATCGCCCAGTTCCTGTCGCCCAAGCTCATGCGCGAGTTCAAGTTCTTCGCGGTGGTCGACGACGACGAGAAGAGCAAGCTGTCGGTTTCCGCCATTCACGACGAACATGGATTCCGGGCGCTGCGCGAACGACTCTCGAACCAGTACAACCTCGGTTGCCGGGAGCCGAACATCCAGATATGGAACGTGGACGTTCGCGGCGACCGATCGCTGACCTTGCGGTATCAGCCCTACAATCGCCGCCCGCTGGCCGACTCTGCGGAAGAAGTCATGAAACATCTGGCACGCCTGTGGGGATTCACCGTCCGGCTCGAAACCGTCCAGCCCGACGGCAGCGCTCGGGTCAGCTACGAGTGCCGGCGCGAGAAACGACACGCGGGCAACGGCGGCAGCGCGCAACGCTGA
- a CDS encoding YeaH/YhbH family protein has protein sequence MVRIIDRRFDSKKKSTVNRQRFMRRFKGQIRRAVSDAIEGRSIRDLDSGEQISIPAKDLSEPSFHQGREGVWEQVFSGNDRFAEGDAIDRPLSGEGGGGSKASKDGEGEDDFVFALSREEFLDIFFEDLALPNLVRTQLAKITEFKSRRAGFTSDGVPTNINVVRSLRGALGRRMALGGPLAARVREINAELEELEQDEIANAERIKALKEERANLRVRMEAIPFIDQFDLRYNNRVKEPQPVTQAVMFCLMDVSGSMDEHKKSTAKRFFMLLYLFLKRNYEHIEVVFVRHHTIAKEVDENDFFYSRESGGTVVSSALHMMTDIIRERYSPSQWNIYGAQASDGDNWDNDSPLCYKILDEELLALVRYFAYIEITAGEPQNLWRQYEALSERHPNFAMQRIESLEDIYPVFRELFKKEPA, from the coding sequence ATGGTCCGGATCATCGACCGACGTTTCGACAGCAAAAAGAAGAGCACCGTGAACCGGCAGCGTTTCATGCGCCGGTTCAAGGGGCAGATCCGCCGCGCCGTCTCCGACGCGATCGAGGGCCGCTCGATTCGCGATCTGGACAGCGGCGAGCAGATTTCCATTCCCGCCAAAGACCTGTCCGAACCGAGCTTCCACCAGGGGCGCGAAGGGGTCTGGGAGCAGGTGTTCTCGGGCAACGACCGCTTTGCCGAGGGCGACGCCATCGATCGCCCGCTCTCCGGTGAAGGCGGTGGCGGCAGCAAGGCCAGCAAGGACGGCGAAGGCGAGGACGACTTCGTGTTCGCCCTCTCGCGCGAAGAATTCCTCGACATCTTCTTCGAGGACCTCGCGCTGCCGAATCTCGTGCGCACCCAGCTGGCCAAGATCACCGAATTCAAGTCGCGACGCGCCGGCTTCACCTCCGATGGCGTGCCGACCAACATCAATGTGGTCCGGTCGCTGCGCGGCGCCCTGGGCCGGCGCATGGCGCTGGGCGGGCCGCTGGCCGCGCGCGTGCGCGAGATCAACGCCGAACTGGAAGAACTCGAGCAGGACGAGATCGCCAACGCCGAGCGGATCAAGGCGCTCAAGGAAGAGCGAGCCAACCTGCGGGTGCGCATGGAGGCGATTCCCTTCATCGACCAGTTCGATCTGCGCTACAACAACCGGGTCAAGGAACCGCAGCCCGTCACCCAGGCGGTCATGTTCTGCCTCATGGACGTCTCCGGCTCCATGGACGAGCACAAGAAGAGCACGGCGAAGCGCTTCTTCATGCTGCTGTACCTGTTCCTGAAGCGGAACTACGAGCACATCGAAGTGGTGTTCGTCCGCCACCACACCATCGCCAAGGAAGTGGACGAGAACGACTTTTTCTACTCGCGTGAGTCCGGCGGCACGGTGGTCTCCAGCGCGCTGCACATGATGACCGACATCATCCGCGAGCGTTACAGCCCGAGCCAGTGGAACATCTACGGCGCCCAAGCCTCCGATGGTGACAACTGGGACAACGACTCGCCCCTCTGCTACAAGATCCTCGACGAGGAGCTGCTGGCCCTGGTGCGCTACTTCGCCTACATCGAGATCACCGCCGGCGAACCGCAGAACCTGTGGCGTCAGTACGAGGCGCTGTCCGAACGGCACCCCAACTTCGCCATGCAGCGCATCGAATCGCTGGAAGACATCTACCCGGTGTTCCGCGAGCTGTTCAAGAAGGAACCGGCATGA
- a CDS encoding PrkA family serine protein kinase, translated as MSIFNAYQARFEATREEEMSLQEYLELCRNDPSAYATSAERMLMAIGEPELTDTREDPRLSRIFSNKVLKRYPAFKEFYGMEESIENIVSYFRHAAQGLEEKKQILYLLGPVGGGKSSLAEKLKRLIEHVPFYAIKDSPVNESPLGLFNPEEDAKLLEDDFGIPRRYLNAIMSPWAVKRLHEFGGDITKFRVVKLRPSVLRQVAVAKTEPGDENNQDISSLVGKVDIRKLEAHSQDDPDAYSYSGGLCLANRGLLEFVEMFKAPIKVLHPLLTATQEGNYKGTEGFGAIPFDGIIMAHSNESEWAAFKNNKNNEAFLDRIYTVKVPYCLRVSDEIRIYEKLLRESSLSKAPCAPDTLAMMAQFAILSRLKEPENSSIFSKMRIYDGENLKDTDPKAKSYQEYRDYAGVDEGMTGLSTRFAFKVLSRVFNFDHREVAANPVHLMYVLEQQIEQEQFPPETENRYRAFIKEYLSPHYAEFIGKEIQTAYLESYSEYGQNIFDRYVTYADFWIQDQEFRDPNTGEILDRNALNDELEKIEKPAGISNPKDFRNEVVNFVLRARAQHGGKNPSWTSYEKLRAVIEKKMFSNTEDLLPVISFNTKSSAEEQRKHQDFVNRMIDKGYTEKQVRLLCEWYLRVRKSS; from the coding sequence ATGAGCATCTTTAACGCCTACCAAGCCCGCTTCGAAGCGACACGCGAAGAGGAGATGTCGCTCCAGGAATACCTTGAACTGTGCCGGAACGATCCGAGCGCCTACGCCACCTCGGCCGAACGCATGCTGATGGCCATCGGCGAACCGGAACTGACCGACACCCGCGAAGACCCCAGGCTCTCGCGCATTTTCTCGAACAAGGTGCTCAAACGCTACCCGGCGTTCAAGGAGTTCTACGGCATGGAGGAGTCGATCGAGAACATCGTGTCGTACTTCCGACATGCGGCACAGGGGCTCGAGGAGAAGAAGCAGATTCTGTACCTGCTCGGCCCCGTCGGCGGCGGCAAGAGCTCTCTGGCGGAAAAACTCAAACGCCTGATCGAGCATGTCCCCTTTTATGCAATCAAGGATTCGCCGGTCAACGAGTCGCCCCTCGGGCTGTTCAACCCCGAGGAGGACGCGAAGCTGCTGGAGGACGACTTCGGCATTCCTCGCCGTTACCTGAACGCGATCATGAGCCCGTGGGCGGTCAAACGGCTGCACGAGTTTGGCGGAGACATCACCAAGTTCCGCGTGGTCAAGCTGCGTCCGTCGGTTCTGCGACAAGTCGCGGTCGCCAAGACCGAGCCCGGCGACGAGAACAACCAGGACATCTCCTCGCTGGTCGGCAAGGTGGACATCCGCAAGCTCGAAGCGCACTCCCAGGACGACCCGGACGCCTACAGCTACTCCGGCGGCCTGTGTCTGGCCAACCGTGGCCTGCTCGAATTCGTGGAGATGTTCAAGGCACCGATCAAGGTCTTGCACCCGCTGCTGACCGCGACCCAGGAAGGCAACTACAAGGGCACGGAGGGCTTTGGCGCCATTCCCTTCGACGGCATCATCATGGCCCACTCCAACGAATCGGAATGGGCGGCGTTCAAGAACAACAAGAACAACGAGGCGTTCCTCGACCGCATCTACACGGTCAAGGTGCCCTACTGCCTGCGCGTATCGGACGAGATCCGCATCTATGAAAAGCTGTTGCGCGAAAGCTCGCTGTCGAAGGCACCCTGTGCGCCGGACACGCTGGCCATGATGGCCCAGTTCGCCATCCTGTCGCGACTCAAGGAGCCGGAGAACTCGAGCATCTTCTCCAAGATGCGCATCTACGACGGCGAGAACCTCAAGGACACCGACCCGAAGGCCAAGTCCTACCAGGAGTACCGCGACTATGCCGGCGTCGATGAAGGCATGACCGGCCTGTCCACGCGCTTTGCCTTCAAGGTGCTCTCGCGGGTATTCAACTTCGATCACCGCGAGGTGGCCGCCAACCCGGTGCATCTCATGTATGTGCTCGAGCAGCAGATCGAGCAGGAACAGTTCCCCCCCGAGACGGAGAACCGTTACCGCGCCTTCATCAAGGAATATCTGTCGCCGCACTACGCCGAGTTCATCGGCAAGGAGATCCAGACCGCTTACCTGGAGAGCTACTCCGAGTACGGTCAGAACATCTTCGACCGCTATGTCACCTACGCCGATTTCTGGATCCAGGATCAGGAATTCCGCGACCCGAACACCGGCGAAATCCTCGACCGCAACGCACTCAACGACGAGCTTGAGAAGATCGAGAAGCCGGCCGGCATCAGCAATCCGAAGGACTTCCGCAACGAAGTGGTGAACTTCGTGCTGCGCGCGCGCGCCCAGCATGGTGGCAAGAACCCGAGCTGGACGAGCTACGAGAAGCTGCGCGCCGTCATCGAGAAGAAGATGTTCTCGAACACCGAGGACCTGCTGCCGGTGATCAGCTTCAACACCAAGTCCAGCGCCGAAGAGCAGCGCAAGCACCAGGACTTCGTCAATCGCATGATCGACAAGGGCTATACCGAGAAGCAGGTGCGCTTGCTGTGTGAATGGTATCTGCGGGTGCGCAAGTCATCGTAA
- the tig gene encoding trigger factor, with amino-acid sequence MQTNQETTNALERRIDLTISMETVEAQVQTRLKQLARTVKMPGFRPGKVPLKMVEQTHGGQARSEAIGAALEQAFGEKIQEEKLRVAGQPRIEPKEGTAEGAMEFTAVFEVYPEVTVGDLSDRQIERPTLEVSDAEVDKTIDVLRKQRTSYEAVEREAAADDRVVIDFTGRKDGEVFQGGEAKDFPFVLGAGSMLKDFEDAALGMKTGETKTFKMTFPEDYHASELAGQEVEFEITMKEVGAPKLPEVDEEFAKSLGVADGDVAKMREEVKANLEREVSRRLKARIKEQAMDALLEAHPIDVPQTLINREAEQMAANARRDMEQRGMQTKDLPISADWFTEQAVRRVKLGLVLAELVKAKDLYAKPEQVRALVEDFAQSYEDPKEVIDWYYTQPERLAQAEALVIEDNAVEWVLANAKTEDTSVDFDELMGSAA; translated from the coding sequence ATGCAGACCAACCAGGAAACCACCAACGCACTCGAGCGCCGCATCGATCTGACCATTTCCATGGAAACCGTAGAGGCGCAAGTGCAGACCCGTCTGAAGCAGCTGGCACGCACCGTGAAGATGCCAGGCTTCCGTCCGGGCAAGGTGCCTCTCAAGATGGTCGAGCAGACCCATGGCGGCCAGGCCCGCTCCGAGGCCATCGGCGCTGCGCTGGAACAGGCCTTCGGCGAGAAGATCCAGGAAGAGAAGCTGCGTGTGGCCGGTCAGCCGCGCATCGAGCCGAAAGAAGGCACGGCCGAAGGCGCCATGGAATTCACCGCGGTGTTCGAGGTGTATCCGGAAGTGACGGTGGGTGACCTGAGTGATCGTCAGATCGAGCGCCCGACCCTTGAAGTGAGCGATGCCGAGGTGGACAAGACCATCGATGTATTGCGCAAGCAACGTACCAGCTACGAGGCTGTCGAGCGCGAGGCCGCTGCCGACGATCGCGTGGTGATCGACTTTACCGGGCGCAAGGACGGCGAAGTGTTCCAGGGCGGTGAAGCCAAGGATTTTCCGTTCGTTCTCGGTGCCGGCAGCATGCTCAAGGACTTCGAGGATGCCGCGCTGGGCATGAAGACGGGTGAGACCAAGACCTTCAAGATGACCTTCCCCGAGGACTACCACGCCAGCGAGCTGGCCGGTCAGGAAGTCGAATTCGAAATCACCATGAAGGAAGTCGGCGCGCCGAAGCTGCCCGAGGTGGACGAAGAGTTTGCCAAGAGCCTCGGCGTGGCCGACGGCGATGTCGCCAAGATGCGCGAGGAAGTGAAAGCCAATCTCGAGCGCGAGGTTTCCCGTCGACTCAAGGCTCGCATCAAAGAGCAGGCCATGGATGCGCTGCTGGAGGCCCATCCGATCGACGTGCCGCAGACGCTGATCAACCGCGAGGCCGAGCAGATGGCCGCGAACGCCCGGCGCGACATGGAGCAGCGTGGCATGCAGACGAAAGATCTGCCGATTTCGGCCGATTGGTTTACCGAACAGGCTGTGCGCCGCGTGAAGCTGGGCCTGGTGCTGGCTGAACTCGTCAAGGCGAAGGATCTGTACGCCAAACCCGAACAGGTGCGCGCCCTCGTCGAGGATTTCGCCCAGAGCTACGAAGATCCGAAAGAGGTGATCGACTGGTATTACACCCAGCCCGAACGCCTGGCTCAGGCCGAAGCGCTGGTGATCGAAGACAACGCGGTGGAGTGGGTGCTCGCCAACGCCAAGACCGAAGACACGTCGGTGGACTTTGACGAGCTCATGGGCTCTGCGGCATGA